The Deltaproteobacteria bacterium region CGGCCATACCGCAGGGTACGGAGCAGGCGGCAGCTGCCGCTCCAGCCGTCGCCACACCGGCTGCTGCGAGGCAGGTCCCGCAAAAGCTTGAATCCGTCAGGCCAGCGTTGAGCGCATAGATGCAAGCCAGGTGACGCGGCTCCAGCTTGACGGGTCGCAGCTCTGGCGGCAGCTCTAGCTTGATTTCTGGTAACCGTATTCTTGGTCCCCACTCTTGATCGACCTTGGTATTGCTAGTGTCTTGGTCTGCGAGAGACATTTGCGGCTCCTCCACCGTGAACCTTGTCGCATCCGCAGCGACATTCTGCTGCGTGCTCCCGAGGTGCCCGATATGGACGCCTAAGACGCGCCCATCAGCACTGACCAGCGGTGCGCCCGACATTCCGGGCTCCGTATCACAAAGGTGAGTGATCATGGCGCCAGCCTCCTCACTAGGCTCCCAGGCGCAGGGAGCGCTAGCGAGCAGCTCCTCCCTGTCACCGCTGAAGCCAACCACTTTGACCGTCTCACGCTGAGAGTCGGTGCCAGACATCTGGCTAGGCATCTGATGATTAAAGTTAGTATCCACCCGGAGCACCGCCACATCGTGGACAGGGTCGATCCTGACCACCTCGTTCACGCTAGCTGCCACGCCTGCGGCAGTCTTGAATTGCAGCGCCCCCAGATCAGCTGCAGACGTGCCATCGACGCAGTGAGCTGCCGTGGTGATCTCACGCGCCCCCGTCACAAAGGCCGTACACGAGCCTTCGGTAAACGAAAGGCGCCCAATAACTTGAGCGAGGTTTGTGTCCTGCTCAGCATGCAACTCTGACGCGCCGATCACTGCCTTCACACCGGTGCCTCGCTGTTGCTCGCTGCCACCGCGACACGCCGTCATCAACAACATGCTCGCAGCGACGCTAAACGACACACATGTTTTCCAATCCAAAGCTCGTTTCATAACTAGATTCATAACTAGATTCACTCCTTGTCCCCATTGATTC contains the following coding sequences:
- a CDS encoding trypsin-like peptidase domain-containing protein, whose protein sequence is MNLVMKRALDWKTCVSFSVAASMLLMTACRGGSEQQRGTGVKAVIGASELHAEQDTNLAQVIGRLSFTEGSCTAFVTGAREITTAAHCVDGTSAADLGALQFKTAAGVAASVNEVVRIDPVHDVAVLRVDTNFNHQMPSQMSGTDSQRETVKVVGFSGDREELLASAPCAWEPSEEAGAMITHLCDTEPGMSGAPLVSADGRVLGVHIGHLGSTQQNVAADATRFTVEEPQMSLADQDTSNTKVDQEWGPRIRLPEIKLELPPELRPVKLEPRHLACIYALNAGLTDSSFCGTCLAAAGVATAGAAAAACSVPCGMAVADLAAVIISCQ